Below is a genomic region from Isosphaeraceae bacterium EP7.
TGGAGTCGGGGCTCCTCCTCGATGCACGGATCGGGGCGAACGACTCCGGCCCCATTGATGCCCAGCGGTGCCCGGTGTCTGAGCGTCAGCGTCTCGATGAGGTATCCCAGGCGGCCCGTATCCACCGGCTGCGCCAGAGCATCGACGGCCCCAAGCCTCACCAACCCGTAGGCCTTCTCCGACATCGGCCTCTCGGCGATCAAGATCATCGGCACCGGCCGCCCCATCGCCATGACGGTCCTGAGCAGCGCCACGGCCCCCCCCACCTGACACTCCTCGGTCAGGTGGATAACCACGACAGCGGCATCGGCCCAGGTCGCCAGCAATGCCTCGTCGATGGTGCCGATCGACTCGACGCAGAGGCCCCCGAGTGACCTGACGACACACCCGATCGATGCGGCGAGGCGCGAGTCCGAGCCGATGATGACAATCTTCGATTGGGGCACCGAACAGGCTCCTTGGATGATCGCCGACATCATGTCGGCTGGTCCACCCTTGGTCCTCGTCCCCTCAGCCGGTCCGCGGGAGGCCGAGGCCCCACTGGCTGATGGAGATTCCTGGCAAATTTCGTCCGCGGTGAGATTCAACCCGAGAAGGGTGGGACCGATTGAAACCCGTCGGGCTCAATTCAATCCGGTGTGTGTCGGGCGGAAGGGAGAGGTGAAACGTCGGCAACTCTGGATGCCTTATTAAGAATAATATGGCGTCGCAGAATTAAAGCTAGCACCTGGATTTCGATTCGAACCAGATTCTAGTTCGAGTCTTCCGGACGTTCAAGCGCTAACGTGACGATCGTCGAACTTTTCAGGACCCGTTCCCGGACAATCCTAAGCCCCCAGGCTTGATCGCCCCCAAGGTCACTCGCATGCACTCACAAGTATGATCTCGGGGCGACCGGGATGCGGGCGGCGACCGCATAACGACTCCATGATACGTCAAAAACCCCATATTCTCGGCGAGATGGGCCGAAATCATGCGTCCGAGGGGCCGAGACGATCCGGTATTCCTCGATCGACCCTCTGCACTTCCGCCCGGCGAAGCAGGTCCGATCGAACTGACTCGAAAGCCCCCACGATGCCCACGCCCCGCCGACTAAGAAGCGTCCAAGAACAAAATAATAATGACCTGAAGATAGGTGAATAGTTCGGAATCGATCCGGAATCGGGAAGTGACCGCGGGGAACCTTCCGGAGAAATCGCCCCAGAAGCCGTTCAAATAATCGCTAGACCGAGGGAAGTTCTAGCCAAACTGAACGTAACAGAGCCGTCGATCTACGCCACAAAGCCGGCGAACCGAGACGACGAAGGACTTGTGCGAGCATGTTAAGCTCAACTCCTACAGCCGAGCGAGGACGCATGCATCGCCCAGGCGATGGACAACGTCCAAGAAAATGGGCAGCTGAGAGAACTCTTGCGGGCCGCACGGATTGCGATGCCGAGGCCCGATCCGAACCCGTTACGTTCCTCAGCCTGAAGGCAAGGCGTGGAGTAGGATTCAAGGCGGATTCACCGAGGGTCGTTCCGGCCCGGCAAGCGTGAGTCGAAAGGAAGTCACCTGATGCGCTCCTCACTCCGACGATCGCTGCCTCCGGTCGCGACGGCCCTCCTGGTCGCGAGCCTCCTGTCCGGCTGCCAGGGGGGTAGCAAGGGTATGTTCCGACGTTCGGCCGCCAAGGAACCCGCGCTGGTAGTCCCCGAGGGAGGGGTCGTCGTCGGCGAGACCATCCCCGCCAAGCCCGCGGCCTTCGCCGACCGGCATCCGATCCTGTCCAGGCCCAAGGAATACTACGTGGAGTCAGGCGGCGCCAACGGTGGCATGAGCAAGGTGGTCGCCACTGGTCGAGCGGCCTTCATCGGCATCCCGTCGGGCATCGGGGCCGAGATCAAGCAGATGGTCACCGGGGTACCCGCCCCGTCCCGGGGTACCTCCGTCACCTATTGATCCCAGGTAATCAGGCCGCCCGACTCGCACGGCCTGATTCCAATTTTCTCCAAGTCCCTGGCATGCTCGCTGCCGATCGAAGGAGGGTGAAATCGATGGGCACTCGTCGAGGCGGGAACGGGTCGAAGCTCGGTTGTGGATCTCGCGAGGAGGGGGCGCGGATGCGCTGGACGGCCGGCCTACTCGGTCTCGTGCTCACGTCGGCCCCGGACGCCCTGGCGACGGCGGCTGGGAATGACGAGCTTCCCCCGCTTACCGCGCCCGCCGACCTTCCCGCGCCGGCCGAGGCAACGGCGTTGCCGGAACTTCCCCCCGCGCCGGCCCAGGCCGAACCGGATCCAAGCTCGAGCCGCTCACTCCCAGGGCTTCCGCTCTATCCGGGCCCGAGGCGGCCGCCGACCCGCCGATCGCCCACGTTGCAGGCACGGGCCGCGTCTTCGGCCGAACTGCCCGCGCTTGACGGCCCCGCCGAGATGACCGAGGGGACCTCATCCACGCCCGCTCCCAAGGCCGATACGGCCCCGTTCACGATTCAGCCCGGGCGCGGGGCCAACCTTCCTCCAGGATCCTCTCGCCGCCCGCTCATCATCGAGTCGGAGGTGGGCGGCCCGACTTCAGAACTGGACGATCTCGACCGCATTCCACCACCTCGCGGCGGTCGGAACCTTGCGCCCATCCCCCCGGTCGAACGCCGATCCCGATTCTTCGGGATGGTCCCGCCGGCAATGACGAACACCCCGAAATCGATCGAAGATCCCGCACCGAATGAGCCCGACTTGGACAGCGACCCCGCCGCAGATGCCGCGTTGAAGCGTCGGATCGAGAAGACGGCAAAAGAGGTCGTCGGCACGAAGGTCAGGACAATCGACGTCTCGGTGATCGGCCACAAGATCACGATCCGAGCCCACGGAACTCGACTTCTCCAGCGGCGGGCCGTTCGGCGAACCTTGGAAGGTCTTCCGCCCATTGCCGGATATCGCACACAGATCGAAGTGAACTGAGTCTCGACGGCCCAGGCTCCGCCTAGCTCATTTCGGCCCTAAATCCTTCATCAATGAAGAGTTAGAGCGAGAGTCAAGACGCCCGGATCGATTCCGACCATGGACGGACGAGGGCCGTGACCGTCAGGCTGAGGTCATCTCCGGCGGCCAGCACGAAACGAAGCCGGGGCTCGACCGGCACGGGCAGGGCGAGCTTCAGGCTCAGGCAGAGGCAGACCCGCTCGTCGAATGAGCCAAGGGGGGCGCGGGCACGGACGGTGGCCGTGACCTCGGCGGTCCTGATCTGGGCGAGCCATGCCGAGCCCGGCTGGCATCGGGCGAGGAATTCATCGACCCGTCCGGGGTCATCGACCGTGACCAGGGCCTCGACCCGGTCCACCTCGCGTGCATCTGGGTCGGGGATCGCGGCGGGCATGGTCTGGCCTCGGTCGATCGGGCGTGGCGGGGTGTCCGGCTCAGCGTTCGAGGATCCCCGGCCTGTTCATCGCGTAACCCTTGACGGTCACCTCGATCATCGGCCAGTGCTGCGCCTGGGTGACGACCTCGAAGCCGCGGGCGTCGACCACGACGGTATCCTCCGACCGCGCGGTCCCCACGCTGGGCCCCCAGCAGAGGGCCGTCCCGGGCTGCAACTTCAGCGGGCTCTCGGGCAGCAGCAGCCCTTCATTGGGCGAATACCCGATGAACTGGCCGGCGTAGTCCAGGGTCCACTCATGGGGATGGTCATTCTTCTCGAACAGCCGCTTCGTGCGGCCGAGGATCGCCCCGACGGTCTCGCCCGGCCTGGAGAAGAAGATATTGCTTGCGGAGATCATCGACGCCAGCGCCTGGTCGGTCTTGAACGGTTCTTTGGCGAGCCCGAATGTGACGCAACGGCCCACCGAGGCGCACAGGCCAAACCGACGGCCAATGACCGAGATCAAGGCCTTCTCGCGGATCGGGACCCCCTTCAGGCCGGGTCTCCGGTACCGATCCGGCCGACCGTCGGCGGCGATCTGCAGGCCAACGGGAGCAACCCCCTCGCGCAGAAGCCGATGGGCCAGGTGGCCCGCCACGTCGGCCTCGGTCTCGCCCGGGTGGAAGTTCCGGCAGGTGGCCTCGACGGCCAGCGTCAGGGTCCGGCCCAATTCACGCAGTCGCTGCCGCTCTAGCTTGGTCAGCGGGCGGCGTAGGTTGATCAACGCCGCGGCCGAATCGTGCCCTTCGCGGCTCCAGGGGGAGGTACCCGCCAGGTCGCTGACCAGGGTCTTGTTGTGACCGAGCTCTTCGAGGACCCGGGCCGGGTCCTCATGCCAGGGGCGTTCCTTAAGTTGGAAACCCAGCCCGGCGAGTTCTTCCTCGAAGATCCGGGCGCTCTGGACGTTGTCGGTGACCACCGCCCGGCAGGAACGAGTGATGTAGATGAGCGCGGAGGCAATCTCGCCGGAGAACTCGCGACCAAGCTCGCCGCCCGAGGTGAACCAGGCGATCGAGTCAACCCGCCCCAGGGCCATCGCGTCGAGGTTGTGCGCGTCGAGATACTCTCGGACCCGCCGGTGTTTCTCCTCCACGTCGGCCCGCCGGTCGCGGAGTGCCGCGTCCTCGTGGTCGAGGGTCGGGTCGACGACCGGCGGCATCGTGTCGGTCACGGGCCGATCGGCGGCCGTGCTCAGCACCCGCTCGGTCTCAGCCTCAGCCTCCGGGCCCGATCTCAGGGCCGGCAGGTCGTGATAGCTCAGCACGTCGCCAAACCGGGAGCCATCCCCCTGATCGTGGAAGGCTGCCAGCGTGCTCAGGTCGAATTCGGAGGACAAGGGGCGTTCTCCCTCGATACTCCGCCCGGCGCGGTCGTCCTCGGAGACGGTCAGGAACGTCGATTCCTGGCCGACCTCATCGAGCCGCGGACGGATCGGGATTGGACCTGACGGGAGCAGGCGGGGATGACGACTTGCCGCAGACGAGGACCCACGGCAGCCTGACAAAGACGGCGGAAATGCCGATGGGGCCGCCCGAAAGAACTCAGGCCGTCCCGCCTTTATCCTTCCAAGCCTCCCGGAGAAAAGCAAGCACATCGGGGACTAAATCCCTGCGCCCCACCACCAACGGTAGCCATGGGTGATCTCCACCACGGGGACCAGCCCATCGGCCGTCCCAAGGACCACAGGCGTCGGTGCATCGCCGGGCGCGATGAGGTCCGATCGCCGACGCATCAAAGGGGCATTGAAGGCGGACTGGACCGTCAAAGAACCTCGCCGGGCACTCCATCGCCCCAGACAGATTGCAAGAACGCATGGATTTCGGCCTCCAGATCCCGTCCGCCCGGTTGCAGGCCAAATCCGTGACGTGCCCCATCGACCCGGATCAGGCGATGAGGCACGCCCGACTCGGCGAGCGCTTCCGCCAGCACCTCCGATTGTTCCAGCGGCACACGCGGGTCATCTGTCCCGTGGATCAGGAGCATCGGTGGGTCGCCGCCGGTCACGTGCGTCAGCGGCGAGGCCGCCCCCAGCAGCCCATCGGTGGGGGGTTCTCCGCCCAGGAACAGTTCCACCGACTCCGATGCCCCCGGACTCTGACGCAGGAGCGCGGCGAGGTCCGACGGGCCGAAGAGGACCACCGCGCCGCTCACCCTGGCCGACGGGACTCCCGGCCCCGGCCGATCATCGTCTCCGCGGGTTGAGAGCAACGAGGCCAGGTGCCCGCCCGCCGACGACCCGAGCACCGCGATCCGGGTCGCGTCCACCTCGATCATCGTGGCGTGACCGCGCACCCAGCGCACCGCCTCGCGGGCATCTTGCAGATTCACCGGCCAGCTCGGGCGGTCGGGTCTCGACAACTGATAATCGATCGATGCGACCACGATCCCTCGCCTGGCGAGGACGGCCATCGACCGGCCATACTCGCCGCGATCACCACCACGCCAGCCTCCCCCGTGGATCACGACCAGGGCGGGCCAGCCGGATCGGGGCGATGCCCCCTCCGGTCGATAGAGGTCCAGAGCGACCCGGCGTTCGCCCTCAACTCGATAGACCACAGCGCGCCGGGCGAGCACGCCATCGGGCAAGTCAGGGCGAGAAACCTCCGCTTTCACGAGATAACCGGTCGCAGCCGCGAGGGAACCCCAAACCAGGATCCTGGCCCAGGTCGAAAGCCCGAGTCGAGGTCGCCCCCCCCGCATCCCACTGAAAACAGGCATCGCCCGCCCCCCCCTTCGGCCGCTTCACTCACCGATCGATCCAGGCCATCGTAGGTGCACCATGGTTGCCATTCAACCTGAAGCCCCGCGAAGTTTTCCGTCGATCGAAGCGATTCTGCCGGCCAGGCAAGGTATGGGGAACGATCATGCGATTTCGAATTTCCAGGAAGCCGGCATCAATTTTGCATTCATCGTCAATCGGCATCTTATTCGTCCATCATCATTCGATGTACGTGCATGTCGTTGCCACGCCAGATCGGGCAAAACCGAGGAGTTGGTGGCATCGCTGCTGACTCGGAGCATGATCATGCAAACCGATCAACTAAGTATCACGCGAGTCTTACTCGTCGAAGACGCGCCGTTCCTTCGCTACGCCTTCGGCCGGCTCTTGAGGATGCAGGGGTTCGAGGTTCGCGAGGCAAATGACGGGCGCGATGCGCTGAATTGCCTCATCG
It encodes:
- a CDS encoding M24 family metallopeptidase codes for the protein MSSEFDLSTLAAFHDQGDGSRFGDVLSYHDLPALRSGPEAEAETERVLSTAADRPVTDTMPPVVDPTLDHEDAALRDRRADVEEKHRRVREYLDAHNLDAMALGRVDSIAWFTSGGELGREFSGEIASALIYITRSCRAVVTDNVQSARIFEEELAGLGFQLKERPWHEDPARVLEELGHNKTLVSDLAGTSPWSREGHDSAAALINLRRPLTKLERQRLRELGRTLTLAVEATCRNFHPGETEADVAGHLAHRLLREGVAPVGLQIAADGRPDRYRRPGLKGVPIREKALISVIGRRFGLCASVGRCVTFGLAKEPFKTDQALASMISASNIFFSRPGETVGAILGRTKRLFEKNDHPHEWTLDYAGQFIGYSPNEGLLLPESPLKLQPGTALCWGPSVGTARSEDTVVVDARGFEVVTQAQHWPMIEVTVKGYAMNRPGILER
- a CDS encoding alpha/beta hydrolase — translated: MPDGVLARRAVVYRVEGERRVALDLYRPEGASPRSGWPALVVIHGGGWRGGDRGEYGRSMAVLARRGIVVASIDYQLSRPDRPSWPVNLQDAREAVRWVRGHATMIEVDATRIAVLGSSAGGHLASLLSTRGDDDRPGPGVPSARVSGAVVLFGPSDLAALLRQSPGASESVELFLGGEPPTDGLLGAASPLTHVTGGDPPMLLIHGTDDPRVPLEQSEVLAEALAESGVPHRLIRVDGARHGFGLQPGGRDLEAEIHAFLQSVWGDGVPGEVL
- a CDS encoding response regulator, encoding MVAIQPEAPRSFPSIEAILPARQGMGNDHAISNFQEAGINFAFIVNRHLIRPSSFDVRACRCHARSGKTEELVASLLTRSMIMQTDQLSITRVLLVEDAPFLRYAFGRLLRMQGFEVREANDGRDALNCLIDFHPHLILTDLMMPVMNGFELIRQLRADPSTASLPIVAITADATDSAERQARQAGAMDVITKPIDLLALIARLRALPS